From the Oryzias latipes chromosome 22, ASM223467v1 genome, one window contains:
- the LOC101164688 gene encoding glycoprotein endo-alpha-1,2-mannosidase — protein sequence MARLRRKSFITLIALVLLLLVVVLILKTLTPEDSPSSDSGGIELFKERKNHPEMQEDKNDKQDQTKIIHPALIEKDPELESILRKLPPPNYYLHAFYYIWFGNPKFDGKYIHWDHLQLPHWDSKVAQGFPQGRHSPPDDIGSNFYPSLGAYSSKDPSVLQAHMQQLRTAAIGVIAVSWYPPDLKDDNGEALDDIVPLLLEVAHKYHIKVAFHIEPYKGRDEVNMYTNIKYIIDKYGEHPAFFKYQTNNGKLLPLFYVYDSYLLNSEQWAKLLKHTESRSIRDTPYDAIFIALLVEEKHKRDILTAGFDGLYTYFATNGFSYGSTQRNWGSIKSFCEDNNLIFIPSVGPGYIDTSIRPWNFQNTRNRINGKYYETSLSAALEARPDFLSITSFNEWHEGTQIETAVPKKGQVLYLDYLPNRPTIYLEITRKWAAIFGSERRKWQE from the exons ATGGCGAGGTTAAGGCGCAAATCTTTCATCACGTTGATCGCTTTAGTGCTGCTGCTACTCGTCGTCGTATTGATCCTAAAGACGCTCACACCTGAGGATTCTCCTTCCAGCGACTCAGGAGGCATTGAGctgtttaaagaaagaaagaaccaTCCGGAGATGCAAGAAGACAAAAACGACAAACAGGACCAGACCAAAATCATTCACCCGGCTCTGATAGAAAAGGACCCAGAACTAGAAAGCATTCTCCGAAAGCTCCCTCCTCCAAATTACTATCTCCACGCTTTCTACTATATATGGTTCGGAAACCCAAAGTTTGATGGGAAATACATCCACTGGGACCATCTGCAGCTGCCGCACTGGGACTCCAAAGTGGCTCAAGGATTTCCACAAGGAAGACACAGCCCACCTGATGACATTGGCTCCAACTTCTACCCCTCTTTAGGGGCTTACAGTTCCAAGGACCCCTCTGTTTTACAAGCTCATATGCAGCAGCTGCGTACAGCAGCTATTG gTGTCATTGCTGTTTCCTGGTATCCTCCTGACTTGAAAGATGACAACGGGGAGGCGTTGGATGACATTGTGCCATTGTTGTTGGAGGTGGCTCATAAATATCACATTAAG GTCGCTTTTCACATAGAGCCGTACAAAGGGAGAGATGaggtcaacatgtacacaaacatCAAATACATCATTGACAA GTATGGAGAGCATCCGGCATTTTTCAAGTATCAAACAAACAACGGTAAACTTCTTCCACTTTTTTATGTGTACGACTCGTATCTGCTGAACTCCGAGCAGTGGGCTAAACTGCTGAAACACACCGAGAGCCGCAGCATCAGGGACACCCCGTACGATGCCATCTTCATAGCCCTGCTCGTGGAGGAGAAACACAAGAGGGACATCCTCACTGCCGGCTTCGACGGCCTCTACACCTACTTTGCCACCAACGGATTTTCTTACGGCTCCACTCAGAGGAACTGGGGCTCCATTAAGTCATTCTGCGAAGATAACAACCTGATTTTCATCCCAAGTGTGGGACCGGGCTACATTGACACAAGCATTCGACCGTGGAACTTTCAGAACACTCGAAACCGCATTAACGGCAAATACTACGAGACGTCGCTGAGCGCCGCCTTAGAAGCCAGGCCGGATTTCCTCTCCATAACATCCTTTAACGAATGGCACGAGGGGACGCAGATTGAAACGGCGGTCCCTAAAAAGGGCCAAGTGCTGTATCTGGACTATTTGCCCAACAGACCCACTATCTACCTGGAGATAACCCGAAAGTGGGCAGCAATATTTGGCAGCGAGCGCAGAAAATGGCAGGAGTGA
- the LOC101155811 gene encoding serine/threonine-protein phosphatase PP1-beta catalytic subunit, with protein MAEGELNVDSLISRLLEVRGCRPGKIVQMTEAEVRGLCIKSREIFLSQPILLELEAPLKICGDIHGQYTDLLRLFEYGGFPPEANYLFLGDYVDRGKQSLETICLLLAYKIKYPENFFLLRGNHECASINRIYGFYDECKRRFNIKLWKTFTDCFNCLPIAAIIDEKIFCCHGGLSPDLQSMEQIRRIMRPTDVPDTGLLCDLLWSDPDKDVQGWGENDRGVSFTFGADVVSKFLNRHDLDLICRAHQVVEDGYEFFAKRQLVTLFSAPNYCGEFDNAGGMMSVDESLMCSFQILKPSEKKAKYQYGGVNSGRPVTPPRTAQAPKKR; from the exons ATGGCGGAGGGAGAATTGAACGTTGATAGCCTCATCTCTCGGCTCCTTGAAG TGCGAGGATGCCGACCAGGGAAGATCGTCCAGATGACCGAAGCAGAGGTTCGAGGTCTCTGCATCAAATCCAGGGAGATCTTCCTCAGCCAGCCCATTCTGTTGGAGCTGGAGGCCCCCCTGAAGATTTGTG GTGATATTCATGGGCAGTACACAGACCTGCTGAGGCTGTTCGAGTACGGCGGcttcccaccagaggcaaactATCTTTTCCTGGGGGACTATGTGGATAGAGGGAAGCAGTCCCTGGAAACCATCTGCCTTCTGCTGGCCTACAAAATCAAATACCCAGAAAACTTTTTCCTGCTTAGGGGCAACCACGAGTGCGCTTCCATCAACCGCATTTATGGCTTTTATGACGAGT GCAAGCGCAGGTTCAACATCAAACTGTGGAAGACCTTCACCGACTGCTTTAACTGCCTCCCCATTGCTGCTATCATCGACGAGAAGATCTTCTGCTGCCATGGAG GGCTTTCACCTGATTTACAGTCCATGGAGCAAATCCGCAGGATCATGAGGCCCACAGATGTACCTGACACAG GCCTGCTCTGTGACTTGTTATGGTCAGATCCAGATAAGGATGTGCAAGGCTGGGGAGAGAATGACCGCGGGGTGTCCTTCACCTTTGGGGCAGACGTGGTTAGCAAGTTCCTGAACCGCCATGACCTGGACCTCATCTGCAGAGCACACCAG GTTGTGGAGGACGGATATGAGTTCTTTGCCAAACGCCAACTGGTTACGCTCTTTTCTGCTCCAAACTACTGCGGGGAGTTTGACAATGCAGGCGGCATGATGAGCGTAGACGAATCCCTCATGTGCTCCTTCCAG attttgaaGCCCTCAGAGAAGAAGGCCAAGTACCAGTACGGCGGGGTCAATTCTGGTCGGCCCGTCACCCCGCCCCGCACCGCCCAAGCCCCAAAGAAGAGGTGA